In the Deltaproteobacteria bacterium genome, GGAGCGAGAACTCGACCTACGCAACGATCAGCACGGGTGGCCTGTTGACGACGTCCGCGGTGACGTCGAACCAGACGGTGACGGTGACGGCCACTTATGGCGGCCGGACCGGCACGAAGAACGTGACGATCGTCGACGTTCCGGGGACGGCCCCGGCGGCGCCGAGGAATACCGGGATCACGGGTCCGATGTCGTCGGGAACCACCATGTTGTGGCGCCTCGCCTGGGACCCGGTCACGAGCTACGCGAACGGCGCGCCTCTCGAGCCGGCGCGTACCGTTCGCTACACCGCGTACTGGACCGACGACCCGGCGCTCTCCGCGGGGTCGTTGCGGCTTCTGGCCTCGTCGATAACCGCCAACCTGGTCGATTTCGATCCGCTCGCCTATACGATGGTGAGAAACCAGGTGGTCTACCTGACGGTCCAGGCGTTCCTCGATACGGGGGCTCAATCGTCCCTCGGCGCAAGCATCGAATGGGTCGTGGCGAACACCGGTCCCGCCCCGCCGGCGGGCGGAATTATTATAAAGAAGTAGAAAAGGGCAAGATTACCAAACGCCGGACCTCTGTCTTGGCGAATATGCCAAACTCCGCGCAAACTCCCCCGGATTTTTCACTGTCCCGCAAGGAATGGAACTCGTAACTTACTGATAGTACAAATTATTCTTCCGTGTCAATTTATCAAAACATCGGTTTGCGTTTGGCACGGAGCTTGCGGCACATCAAGGGATAACCGCTCATGGAGTCCCTTATGCCGCTGCTTCGGATCGACGACGTCAACCTCTCCTTCGGAGGGGTGAAGGCGATCAACGGGGTCTCGATCGACGTGGCGAGGGGGAACATCCACGCGATCATCGGCCCCAACGGCGCCGGGAAGACCTCGATCTTCAACTGCATCTCGAGCGTCTACAAGCCGCAGCGCGGCGCGGTCTACTTCGAGGACCGCAAGGTCACCGGGATGAAGCCGGACCAGGTGACCCACTTGGGCATCGCCCGCACCTTCCAGAACATCGCCCTTTTCCACCACATGACCGTCCTCGACAACCTGATGCTGGGACGGCACCAGTTCATGAAGCGCGGGATCCTGACGGGCGGCATTTTCCTCGGGCCGGCCCGGACCGAGGAGATCGAGAACCGGAAGGCGGTCGAGGACATCATCGACTTCCTCGAGATCGAAAACATCCGGAAGAAGCCGGTGGGGACGCTGGCCTACGGCCTTCGCAAGCGGGTCGAGCTGGGCCGGGCGCTGGCGCTCAAGCCGAAGCTCCTGCTCCTCGACGAACCGATGGCCGGGATGAACCTCGAGGAGAAGGAAGACATGGCCCGCTTCGTCATCGACATCAACGAGGAGTGGGGCGTCACGATCCTGCTGATCGAGCACGACCTCGGCGTCGTGATGGACATCAGCCACCGGGTGAGCGTCCTCGATTTCGGCGTGAAGATCTCGGAAGGGGAACCGGCGGAGGTCGCCAACGACCCGCGCGTCATCAAGGCGTACATCGGAGAGGACGACGACTTCCTGCGGGAAATGGAGGCGCGCTGACCGGATGAAGGAGATCCTCAAAACCTACGACACGTTCCCCAAGCTCCTCGTCCGCAACGCGGAGACGCTCGGCGACCGCAAGGTCGCGATGCGCGAAAAGGAGTTCGGCATCTGGCAGGAGTTCACCTGGAAGGAGTACCACGAACACGTCAAGTACTTCTCCCTCGGCATGGTCTCCCTCGGCCTCCAGTCCGGGGACAAGGTGGCCATCATCGGCGACAACCGGCCCGAGTGGGTGTGGGGCGAGGTGGCGGCGCAGGCGGCAGGCGCGGTCCCGCTGGGGCTCTACCAGGACTCGACGCTCAAGGAAGTGTCGTACATCATCGACCACTCCGACGCCTCCTTCGTGCTTGCCGAGGACCAGGAACAGGTCGACAAGATCCTCGACATGAAGGAGCAGCTCCCCAAGGTCCGCTACATC is a window encoding:
- a CDS encoding ABC transporter ATP-binding protein codes for the protein MPLLRIDDVNLSFGGVKAINGVSIDVARGNIHAIIGPNGAGKTSIFNCISSVYKPQRGAVYFEDRKVTGMKPDQVTHLGIARTFQNIALFHHMTVLDNLMLGRHQFMKRGILTGGIFLGPARTEEIENRKAVEDIIDFLEIENIRKKPVGTLAYGLRKRVELGRALALKPKLLLLDEPMAGMNLEEKEDMARFVIDINEEWGVTILLIEHDLGVVMDISHRVSVLDFGVKISEGEPAEVANDPRVIKAYIGEDDDFLREMEAR